The window GCGCACTGCTGTTTCCTGACGCCTCGGGTTCTCATTCAATATTATCCCAAAAACTCAATCCAAATCCTTCGTAACCCATATAATTCGTCACTTCCCGACTTCCCGAATTCCGCAGCAATTTTCGCTTGACATGCCTCGAGTTTTTTTCTATGGGTCAGCACATTGATTGGTCATCCAACAAATTGGTCGAATAACCAGCGCACAAGGATACGACAATTCAGAGGAGGAGCAGAATGAAAACGGGCAAGGAGTACATTGATAGCATCAAGGCGATGAACTTCGAGTTGTACATCGACGGCGGAAAGATCAAGAACCTTTACGACCATCCCAAGATCCGGCCGGCGATCGATGCCGTGGCGGAATCGTATGACTTCGCTTTCAACGCGGAGCTCCAGGAACAGTTCGTCACAACCTCACACCTCACCGGCGAGACGATTTCGCGCTTCCAGCATGTCCCCCAGAGTACGGATGACCTCATCCGGAAGGTCAGTATTACCCGGTACGCCAATCGTCATCTGGGCTGTTGTTCGTTCCGCTGTGCCCAAAACATCTTCGCGCCTCTGCTCTACATCACAAAAAAGATTGACCATGACAAGGGCACCCGGTACCACGACAACGCCCTGAACTGGATCAAGATGATGCAGAAAGAAGACCTTCTCGGGTGTCCGGCCATCACCGACCCGAAGGGGGATCGGCGCATTCAGGCGTGCAAGCAAAGCGATCCGGAAATGTACTTAAAGGTCGTTGAGAAGAACAAGGACGGGATTGTCCTTAAAGGCGCAAAGCTTGCCCAGACTGGAGCCATTCTCGCCCACGAGAAACTGGTTCTCCCGTGTACAACGCACCGCAAGGGCGACGAGGATTATGTTGTCGTCTGCGCCGTTCCCGGGAACGCCCCCGGAATCATCAATATTTCCGTCCGTCAACCCCAGGATGACCGGCGCACCCCAGGTGCAGAGATCGACCTTGGGAACATCAAATACGGCGTTCATGAATGCGTGGTGATTTTCAACAACGTCTTCGTCCCTTGGGAACGCGTGTTCATGTGCGGCGAAGTGGAGTATTTGGATGAATTCAACAACATGTTCGGGGCCTGCCACCGGCCGACCACAGGGGGGTGCAAGTCCGGCTGGGCCGATGTCTTGATTGCCGCGACTGACCTGATGGCGGCCAATAACGGCATCCGCAACGTGTCGCATGTGAAGGACAAACTTTCGGACATGTACTCCCTGTCTGAGACGATATTCTCCTGCGGTGTGGCTGCCGCCGCAAAGGGGTTCAAAATCGGAGATGCCGGTTACCTGCCCGACCCGATTCTCGCGAACAACGCCAAGTACTACATATCCAAGGCCGTCTACGATTTGATCCGTCTGGC of the Syntrophorhabdaceae bacterium genome contains:
- a CDS encoding 4-hydroxyphenylacetate 3-hydroxylase N-terminal domain-containing protein, coding for MKTGKEYIDSIKAMNFELYIDGGKIKNLYDHPKIRPAIDAVAESYDFAFNAELQEQFVTTSHLTGETISRFQHVPQSTDDLIRKVSITRYANRHLGCCSFRCAQNIFAPLLYITKKIDHDKGTRYHDNALNWIKMMQKEDLLGCPAITDPKGDRRIQACKQSDPEMYLKVVEKNKDGIVLKGAKLAQTGAILAHEKLVLPCTTHRKGDEDYVVVCAVPGNAPGIINISVRQPQDDRRTPGAEIDLGNIKYGVHECVVIFNNVFVPWERVFMCGEVEYLDEFNNMFGACHRPTTGGCKSGWADVLIAATDLMAANNGIRNVSHVKDKLSDMYSLSETIFSCGVAAAAKGFKIGDAGYLPDPILANNAKYYISKAVYDLIRLAEDITGGILSCCPGEKELTNPEIAPYLARYLRGVDGQPAEHRVRIVRLIENISWGLCSILHSATHGGGSGQACKLLLYEFSQYAPYRQEAIESAKRLCGIIR